A stretch of DNA from Sylvia atricapilla isolate bSylAtr1 chromosome 3, bSylAtr1.pri, whole genome shotgun sequence:
agggCAGATGTGCTCTGCTGCACCTCTTCAAGCATTCCCAGGCCTAGGAATGCACATTCCCCTGGGGTTGATGTGCTGCCAGGTGTGAGGGAATGGTTTCTTTTCATCCACAGTGCACTGCACCTTTCCAAAGAGTTCTTTCAAGACAAGttctgctggtgctggagctTGGTCAGActgggcttttaaaaatgcctgATTTAGGGTGGTGCTTGGGTCCAGCTGTAGATCTAGAGCACAGCAGGCAATTGTCTCACTTGATGGCAAAATTCAACCTTAACAGAGtattttgttatgtttttagttttttactTGCACCCGTAATTGCATGTTATTTCAAATGGTGCAGTTTGccataatattttaaatggattgGGGACACTAAATGGTGCTGTATAGTGGTTAGAGCTTAAGGCATTTATTTAGGTGATGGTTAGTGCTGGAGAAGATAAAACCAGAAAGCCTTCccttaaaaatgaagaaaaaagcaccATTTGAGACAAGAAAGGGAGAAGCAGCTAAGGACAATGCACTATGTATAGCAATGGGAAGGGAGATTTCTGTGTTGGGAGAGATCACAGAGAGGAGATATGAAAAGACAAGGTCAAACATGCTGTGTATCAGATTCCTACCTTCTGTCATCACTTGAAAGCTTTTCAGAGAATACAGAGATTCACAGAAGTGTCAAGGATGGGGAAATCTCAAGTCAGTGGAAGACGGTGGGATTGCTGGTGAACTGGAGTTGATATGAGTAAAATATGAAACGAGGCAttcaggctctgctgggaacaAATTCCTGTTTCCTGGAAAATGAAGCCCTGAGTTAGTTTGAGGAAGAGCAGCTCACCTGAAGCAGGTAGTGCCATTCTGTGTGAAGCTTTCCTGCTGGAAAGAATCAAAATGGGAACCACACTGCAGATTTTACCTTTTACTGAACAAGCAGGAGACTGGTACTAACTAGAACATAGGTTCCTGGTTTTGCTTACTCGCTTAGCGATACTGAAAGCTTTGGGCAAAAGataggaaagaacaaaaatgaacaCTTTAATTCTCTTTTAGCAAGGCATAAAATCCTCAATTTGGCATGATTGATTTATCAGCAGTTAAGATGTGTGAGATGATTACAGGAGGCTTCCACAGACAGAATACTTAGTGAaggctttaaaaattcttttttttgtgtgtaggATTTAGAGTCAGTGGCTGGCGACAGAAGCCAGACGTTCAAATGGAAAGTAAGGCATGCACAAAATGAGGAAAGTGACTCATGCCCCCAAACAAACAGCTGCAAGTTGTGATGGATTCTCTATCTCTTGGTGCCTTCAAGGTGCAGTTGTAGgcctttcaggaagaaaaatctctggCTGACTGAAGCCTATCCTGTGCCATGTAGGGACTATTTGGGTAAAATTTAAGGGCACTTGGACTAAATGATGTAATTGTCTCCTCTGCCTGTAAGCTGTGTGAGTCACTGTGTTACCGTTGGTAGATTGCTTCACTTCTATGTCTTAATTTgccaatttattttaaaacagaaatagcCAACCTCATTTGGCTGCTGTGATACTTAATTACCCATTATAAAGTACTTTAAGGTCCTTGGATAAATGTATCCAGAGAGGTGCAGGATGTTTGCAGGCTCACCGAAAAACAGGACTGGAGAAAAGCTTTATTCATAATCTGCTCTGTGATTAGTTTCAGTGTCATGGTAAATTTGGGCGTGCtaattaatgattttatttttacaggcaTTGATATCCATTTTGTTCACGTAAAGCCTCCTCGTTTGCCTGAAGGCCAGGCTGCAAAACCACTATTAATGGTTCATGGTTGGCCTGGCTCATTTTACGAGTTTTACAAAATTATCCCTCTCCTGACGGATCCTGCGAGCCACGGCCTCGGTGACGAGCACATTTTTGAAGTCATTTGCCCATCTATCCCTGGTTATGGTTTCTCAGAAGCACCCCACAAAAAAGGTATGACACAGGAGAAGAAACTGAGCCCCCACGAGCCCAGTCTCACAGTGAGGCAGCCTCTGTTAGCAGAACAGCAACTCGTGTTACACACTTCTTGTTTTCCCACTGAGGAAACAGAGATCCTGAGTGTtgtgtgggaggagggagatAAGGGGGTGACTTTGGGTGACATCACTGGCTAGTTTCTGGGGCAATGTgtagataatttaaaaagaaccaTTAAAAGCTATGAAGTGACAACTCAAGAGTAGTAATTGCTTCCATGAATTGTCTGTGAGTGAGCAGGCAGggtaaatttaatttattactgTTCCTTTTGGGGGCTTTGCATCCATATTTGGCAGCCTCCATATTTGTACAAGTGGATGAGAAGGAAGAGTTGAAACAAAGCAGTTCATGTATCCACATGGCAGATTGCAGCCAATACCTGCTTTCTCAGCTTGAGCTCTGAGTTATACAAACACAAGCTGCAGCAAATTGGAGCAAGGTAGTGTTTAAAGTGATCCTGAGTTTAGTATTTATTTGCATGTACAAGTGAATAATGTGGGGAAGGTTgggtttgcttttctctgcttccctggcTACCATTTTCATGGTCAGTGTTCAGAGCAGTGGAAAGGTTGGCAGCAAAGGCTGCAGTTTGTCCTTCTCATGGTTTCTGCTTGGTCTCTACTCTTGGATGCTGAGCAAGGGCTTCCATAGAGTCAGACAAGGAGAAATGGACTTGTAGTGTTTGAGGAACTTGAATGTTGGCCTTGATGTGGAGAATCAGTGCTGCAGGGTCAGAAGAGTGGATGGGATTAATGCAACAGAagtgttcttttcttttcatgcagACTTCAATTCCGTGagtgctgcttctgttttttgtGAATTGATGCTCAGACTGGGATTCAATGAGTTCTACACCCAGGGTGGTGACTGGGGCTGGCTCATCTGCACCAACCTGGCCCAGATAGCTCCTAAGTGAGTACCCCCTTGGTGCAGCTGGTTTACTCTGTGAATAGTTATTTCCTGTGCACTTGGGAGTTCCTGCCCAAATCCTCAATGTGTAGTTTCTTTCTTTGATGCTCAGTGTTAAGCAAAGATCCAAAATTACATACCTTAGTTtatattaaatgttttttcttttaaacagttGTGCAGTAGTTTTGTAGTGGCCTTGCTGAGGTCTGAGGTGGGACAAGTActtgcagagaaggaaaaggaggaattgTGGCTTAGTGCCCTGGAGTGTGTGCTGATTACTGACAGTTGACCCTTTGACTTGTCATTTTTGTGTGAAAGGCCACACTGCAAAGGGCAGCTGAGGTCATGAGGCTGGAATTCAAGTATGTTCATTTTtgttaataacattttaaatgttactgGTCTCAGCACCaagcctggcagagttcaagaagcatttggacaacgctctcaggcacatggtgtgatttttggggctgtcctgtgagtccaggagctggactttggTGATCcctgtaggtcccttccaactcaggatattctgtgattctaaataCAACAACTTTGAACTTTTGTTaacttgtgggttttttttgtttttgtctttagCCACGTGAAAGGTCTCCATTTAAATATGGTCTCAGTTTCGAAGCTGGGACTCactcagctgctctccatcctgCTGGGCCGGTACTTCCCAGGGCTCTTTGGATTCCAGGATGAGGATGTCAGGAGGATGTTCCCCTTCTTGAAAAAAGGCCTCTACAGGATCTTGTCTGAGTCTGGCTATGCTCACATACAGGCTACAAAGCCGGATACTGTtggtaaaacaaacaaaaataactcaCAACCTTTTTTGAGTTCGGAATACTTCAGTCTCTTCACTTTAATTGAactttcagagaaacaaaatgtcctgcttaaaatatgcagaaaataattttttttttgcagtgtatCTGCGCATCCAAACTGAGCATGCTTCAAGTGCCACTGACctcattttccagttttcataaataaaatagattgtttaatatttttccacttctaTTATCACTGGGGACTGTAATACCATTTcaaatgcagctctgctgagagcaaaagataatttttttctcagagaatGGATCACATTCAAATAATGTAAACTACAAGAAGCTTTTAGCTGTCTCAGCACACAATGTAGCTTATTTATTATAGCGATAAGTAATacctgagaaataaaatcaaatttactTTTTACTCATTGTTCTGAATCACTTGCAGacttccaagggaaaaaaaatgtagctatGAATGTTCTTTTTAGATGAGCTAGTCACTCAGATGGTTTAACTACTTTATCTATCTGAGTATTAagtgtttctattttaaaaacatcttttgtGACTGAATTGGACAACTGAGTCAAGAGTACTGACTACATTTTAGTTTGGTGGAGCAGCAATTCACTGatggattttattaaaaacatagcttagggaaatatttcttaatgGTTTTCCATAAGCTTACCTACAGAGGCAGGTATGTTCTTAAAATGTGTAGGCAAAAGGATAATTGTatggatttaaaataattttgcttccGTTAAGTCTTGGTTTCTAAAAATTGCCAGTCATTCATGTTttaggaaagagagagaagctgaTATCTGAAAGATGCCTAAGCCATACTCCTTCTCAGTCAGAAATTCTGGCTGATTCTTGTCCTCACCAGTCATGTATGGTCTCTCAGAGCAGACTGTGCAGACTAGGAACCAGCAGCCAGTTCATCCTTTGGGAGCTGGAGCATTTCTGCAGTTCTCCAAAAGACAAAgaagagaggagcagggcagtggcaggttcctgaaaggagaaaaacactgaagaaatttcTGGCAGAAATGCCTGCATTCCAAGTACTCTGAGGACCAGTGTCAGTTTTTCCTCTATGTAAACCGATGCACTCTACTCACAGTGAGCAGATGAGAACAGGCTATTGCTTGTCATGTCCAGCACATCTGTAAAGTGCTCAACAGAACTTTTCCAAACACTTGCCATTTCAGTTATCAATAGTAGTTGCTTAATAATTGAAATTCCACTGCCATGTTTAAATAGTGATCACTGATGAAATTGTGCCAGCTGCAGTGTTAGGCATGTTCCTGGAAGGCTGGGTTGCATGGGTGAAACTTCAAATACATTGCTGCTCCTTGGAAACAgctttttctcatgttttactGAGAAGCTGGGACAGTTTATGGTCCCTGTATTTCACAGCACTAGGATGTGTGATCGAAGTTCCAAGTGCAGGTGTCTTCTTTCTGTCCAAGAAAAGCAAACCTTAAAATCCATGTGAAGGCTTGTTCTACATGAAAGCAGTTTGCTATTGCAAATTCAGAAGATAGACTGTTTAGTAGAGCCTTGCTGTTCCTTAATGACTTTCTAATAatccttaaaatgtttttgctgttaGATAATGCTGTAAATCCTCCTGGTCATGTGTAGGCATGTGGGGTTTGACTCTGTAATGCTGTTTAATACATGACAACTTCCAGATTAATGGAAGCAAACCCTCCTTGGCACATAGAGCTTAATCTTATTAGCttaccagaaaaaaaggagagccAGCAGAAATCCAATACTGTTACATCAGTTCAAAAATCGTTCAGTGTGAGCTAATGTGGAGCCTGCTCATTTGCAGATACTTTCAGTTTATGATTTGGCATTAAATGGCTCCAACTCATTgtactatttttttaagaaagcagCTGATGGAACAGCTTTGTAAAGTTACATCCCCTGTGTTATAACAGGCGGCTTCTGTAACACTCTGAGTTCTGTAGTTGGATATCATTCATAgttaatttttctcctcctttacAGGCTGTGGTTTGAATGACTCTCCTGTGGGATTGGCTGCATACATCTTGGAGAAGTTTTCTTCATGGACTGATATGGAATTTCAGAATCTAGAGGATGGAGGACTAGAGAGGTAAgcccttcctctcctgccatTTTAGATGAGGTGACTAAGCCCAGAGTCACAGCTGAAGAGGTTTGTCTGAAGTGGTCCCCCTCACACCTCAGCGCGCCTGTAGTGACCACAGCTGGTGCAAGGGCTGCACTCCAGCACACAGAGAGGCAAACAGGAGGCTGATGGATTCCCTTCACTTCAATCTCCTAGAAGAGAAATATACCCTGCAACTCCTGGATATTAAAAACTGACTCATTAGAACACAAAATCCAAAAGTTTAACCCACATTAAGATGCTGGCAACTCATGATTCATTGTAATACTAACAATTAACTCTGTGAATTGCCTTTGGATTGATTGTTACTACTTCATCTACCCACCATTTGCTAATAAAGGATTATGTCTAGTGtgcagcagaaatcagagctgAAATCCCTTTTGAGAACTACCTGGCAGGAATGAAGAGAGGGAGCATGCTATGGAAAGGCCCAGTGGCAGCAGATTTGCATGGAATGTTTGCACTGCATACAgcttataattaattttatatgaaACATGCACTGTTTACAGCACATGTTGGTGTGTGAGGGCTCTGTTGAAGGTTCACAGTAGCATTTCAGATTATCATTAATAAATGGCACAAGCTGTTGCATGTGCTGTTCTGCTCCCACCCTCCCAGTCTGTGGACAGGAGAAACAGCCATGCTGGAGCATAAGGTGCTTGTTGGAATCTGCCTTCTGTGTAGGAGTCAAAATGTGACTTCCTAGTTTGTGTCTGAAAGACTTTAGCATCCTTAATTGGTCACTGGCAGACAGAGGAGGAGTAATAAGTTTACCTCTCTACTCTTAACCACTATTTTTGtcctgaacttttttttcccccttaccAGGAAACCAAAGTCAAGTCCCTGCTAAAGTGATGCAAATCAGTTTTCAGTTCTAATTAAACAATCTCTTGGGCTTGCCTCTTCAGGAAGTTCAGCCTGGATGATCTGCTCACCAACATCATGATCTACTGGGTGTCAGGCTGCATTGTCTCCTCCATGCGTTTCTACAAAGAAAACTTGCAGAAGGGGATAGGCACACAGAAACATGAAAAGTAAGT
This window harbors:
- the EPHX1 gene encoding epoxide hydrolase 1, whose translation is MLLEVFLVLGTLLVYFLFSKKKEETLPFKDGWWGRGQKPVTKEDSSIRPFKVETTEEELSDLFRRLDQARFTEPLENSCFHYGMNLVHLRKVVSYWKNQFNWKKQVEILNKYPQFKTKIQGIDIHFVHVKPPRLPEGQAAKPLLMVHGWPGSFYEFYKIIPLLTDPASHGLGDEHIFEVICPSIPGYGFSEAPHKKDFNSVSAASVFCELMLRLGFNEFYTQGGDWGWLICTNLAQIAPNHVKGLHLNMVSVSKLGLTQLLSILLGRYFPGLFGFQDEDVRRMFPFLKKGLYRILSESGYAHIQATKPDTVGCGLNDSPVGLAAYILEKFSSWTDMEFQNLEDGGLERKFSLDDLLTNIMIYWVSGCIVSSMRFYKENLQKGIGTQKHEKLTVQVPTGIASFPNEILHIPQAWAKKKYTNIVSFHFMPRGGHFAAFEEPELLAKDILQFVDKVEKEQLWKKKGE